In Lepus europaeus isolate LE1 chromosome 9, mLepTim1.pri, whole genome shotgun sequence, the following are encoded in one genomic region:
- the TIMP4 gene encoding metalloproteinase inhibitor 4: protein MPGRPLTAPSWALLLRLLALLRPPGPGEACSCAPAHPQQHVCRSALVIRAKISSEKVVPASADPADTQKMIRYEIKQIKMFKGFEKIKDVQYIYTPFDSSLCGVKLEANSQKQYLLTGQVLSDGKVFIHLCDYIEPWEDLSLVQRESLHHHYHLNCVCQITTCYTVSCTISAPNECLWTDWLLERKLYGYQAQHYVCMKHADGTCSWYRGRLPLRKEFVDIIQP from the exons ATGCCCGGGAGGCCCCTGACCGCGCCGAGCTGGGCGCTGTTGCTGCGGCTGCTGGCCTTGCTGCGGCCCCCAGGGCCGGGCGAGGCGTGCAGCTGCGCCCCTGCGCACCCCCAGCAGCACGTATGCCGCTCGGCGCTAG TGATCCGTGCAAAAATCTCTAGTGAGAAGGtagttcctgccagtgcagatccagCTGACACTCAGAAAATGATCCGGTATGAAATCAAACAGATAAAG ATGTTTAAAGGGTTTGAGAAAATCAAGGATGTTCAGTACATCTATACACCTTTCGACTCTTCTCTCTGTGGTGTGAAGTTAGAAGCCAACAGCCAGAAGCAGTATCTCTTGACTG GGCAGGTCCTCAGTGATGGAAAGGTCTTCATTCACTTGTGCGACTACATCGAGCCCTGGGAGGATCTGTCCTTGGTGCAGAGGGAAAGTCTGCATCATCACTACCATCTGAACTGTGTCTGCCAA ATCACCACCTGCTATACAGTGTCTTGTACCATCTCGGCCCCCAACGAGTGCCTCTGGACAGACTGGCTGCTGGAACGGAAGCTCTATGGGTACCAGGCCCAGCACTATGTCTGCATGAAGCATGCTGATGGCACCTGCAGCTGGTACCGGGGCCGCCTGCCACTCAGGAAGGAGTTTGTTGATATCATCCAGCCCTAG